One Alligator mississippiensis isolate rAllMis1 chromosome 16, rAllMis1, whole genome shotgun sequence genomic region harbors:
- the MEF2B gene encoding myocyte-specific enhancer factor 2B isoform X1: protein MGRKKIQISRILDQRNRQVTFTKRKFGLMKKAYELSVLCDCEIALIIFNSTNRLFQYASTDMDKVLLKYTEYSEPHESRTNSDILETLKRKGLGLESQELELEDGLDSVEKLRKLDEGVDLTMARPRLYLPSSLPSHEAAYAGTPPSGSEGGLSSTSGSPQHQSRPPAFKPAIPKHGPPSVRSPGPLPPGIGYPLFSHGNLNRALATRTSPPLYLGAEGRRADVHTSLSSARSNLTAAQRSLYPGLQSMSPVIPAGNASMPGQGLGAFPFLTSGQSEYGSGEASVHPSFLQPNTMASWQHHRDMAASAHPLLGTPSRILPTDEAAPVPSSSPQQQPINIKSERVSPVVSCSSATPQPPASGLAPLGDGPREPGDLHPREEYSKGYPYSLVLPRPLAEEQRGGIPMRRLQVTDMWQR, encoded by the exons ATGGGGCGGAAGAAAATACAGATCAGCCGCATCTTGGACCAGCGCAACCGGCAG gtgACCTTCACCAAGCGGAAATTCGGGCTGATGAAGAAGGCCTACGAGCTGAGCGTGCTATGTGACTGCGAGATCGCCCTCATCATCTTCAACAGCACCAACCGCCTCTTCCAGTACGCCAGCACCGACATGGACAAGGTGCTGCTCAAGTACACCGAGTACAGCGAGCCCCACGAGAGCCGCACCAACTCGGACATCCTCGAG ACGCTGAAgcggaaggggctggggctggagagccaggagctggagctggaggacgGGCTGGACTCCGTGGAAAAGCTTCGCAAGCTGGACGAGGGCGTGGACCTGACGATGGCGCGGCCACGGCTCTAC ctgccgtcctccctgcccagccacgaAGCCGCCTATGCAGGCACGCCGCCCTCCGGGAGCGAGGGGGGCCTGAGCAGCACCAGCGGGTCGCCGCAGCACCAGAGCCGCCCGCCCGCGTTCAAGCCGGCCATCCCGAAGCACGGCCCGCCCTCGGTGCGGTCCCCAGGGCCTCTCCCGCCAG GCATCGGCTACCCCCTCTTCTCCCACGGGAACCTGAACCGTGCCCTGGCCACCAGGACCTCTCCCCCGCTCTATCTGGGGGCAGAAGGCCGCAGGGCTGACGTCCACACCAGCTTGTCCAGTGCCAGGAGCAACCTGACAGCAGCG CAGCGCTCGCTCTATCCCGGGCTGCAGAGCATGAGCCCAGTGATCCCCGCGGGCAACGCCAGCATGCCAGGCCAAGGGCTCGGggccttccccttcctcaccTCGGGCCAGTCAG AGTACGGCTCCGGGGAGGCCTCCGTGCACCCCAGCTTCCTCCAGCCCAACACCATGGCCTCCTGGCAGCACCACCGGGACATGGCAGCCTCCGCCCACCCGCTGCTGGG GACCCCCAGCAGGATCCTCCCCACCGACGAGGCGGCCCcggtccccagctcttctccccagcagcaaCCCATCAACATCAAGTCCGAGCGGGTCTCCCCGGTAGTGAGCTGCAGCTcggccaccccccagccccccgcaAGCGGCCTGGCCCCCCTCGGCGATGGCCCCCGGGAGCCTGGGGACCTCCACCCGCGGGAGGAGTACAGCAAGGGGTACCCCTACTCCCTCGtcctgccccggcccctggcGGAGGAGCAGCGCGGCGGCATCCCCATGCGGCGCCTGCAAGTGACGGACATGTGGCAGAGATAG
- the MEF2B gene encoding myocyte-specific enhancer factor 2B isoform X2, whose protein sequence is MGRKKIQISRILDQRNRQVTFTKRKFGLMKKAYELSVLCDCEIALIIFNSTNRLFQYASTDMDKVLLKYTEYSEPHESRTNSDILETLKRKGLGLESQELELEDGLDSVEKLRKLDEGVDLTMARPRLYLPSSLPSHEAAYAGTPPSGSEGGLSSTSGSPQHQSRPPAFKPAIPKHGPPSVRSPGPLPPGIGYPLFSHGNLNRALATRTSPPLYLGAEGRRADVHTSLSSARSNLTAARSLYPGLQSMSPVIPAGNASMPGQGLGAFPFLTSGQSEYGSGEASVHPSFLQPNTMASWQHHRDMAASAHPLLGTPSRILPTDEAAPVPSSSPQQQPINIKSERVSPVVSCSSATPQPPASGLAPLGDGPREPGDLHPREEYSKGYPYSLVLPRPLAEEQRGGIPMRRLQVTDMWQR, encoded by the exons ATGGGGCGGAAGAAAATACAGATCAGCCGCATCTTGGACCAGCGCAACCGGCAG gtgACCTTCACCAAGCGGAAATTCGGGCTGATGAAGAAGGCCTACGAGCTGAGCGTGCTATGTGACTGCGAGATCGCCCTCATCATCTTCAACAGCACCAACCGCCTCTTCCAGTACGCCAGCACCGACATGGACAAGGTGCTGCTCAAGTACACCGAGTACAGCGAGCCCCACGAGAGCCGCACCAACTCGGACATCCTCGAG ACGCTGAAgcggaaggggctggggctggagagccaggagctggagctggaggacgGGCTGGACTCCGTGGAAAAGCTTCGCAAGCTGGACGAGGGCGTGGACCTGACGATGGCGCGGCCACGGCTCTAC ctgccgtcctccctgcccagccacgaAGCCGCCTATGCAGGCACGCCGCCCTCCGGGAGCGAGGGGGGCCTGAGCAGCACCAGCGGGTCGCCGCAGCACCAGAGCCGCCCGCCCGCGTTCAAGCCGGCCATCCCGAAGCACGGCCCGCCCTCGGTGCGGTCCCCAGGGCCTCTCCCGCCAG GCATCGGCTACCCCCTCTTCTCCCACGGGAACCTGAACCGTGCCCTGGCCACCAGGACCTCTCCCCCGCTCTATCTGGGGGCAGAAGGCCGCAGGGCTGACGTCCACACCAGCTTGTCCAGTGCCAGGAGCAACCTGACAGCAGCG CGCTCGCTCTATCCCGGGCTGCAGAGCATGAGCCCAGTGATCCCCGCGGGCAACGCCAGCATGCCAGGCCAAGGGCTCGGggccttccccttcctcaccTCGGGCCAGTCAG AGTACGGCTCCGGGGAGGCCTCCGTGCACCCCAGCTTCCTCCAGCCCAACACCATGGCCTCCTGGCAGCACCACCGGGACATGGCAGCCTCCGCCCACCCGCTGCTGGG GACCCCCAGCAGGATCCTCCCCACCGACGAGGCGGCCCcggtccccagctcttctccccagcagcaaCCCATCAACATCAAGTCCGAGCGGGTCTCCCCGGTAGTGAGCTGCAGCTcggccaccccccagccccccgcaAGCGGCCTGGCCCCCCTCGGCGATGGCCCCCGGGAGCCTGGGGACCTCCACCCGCGGGAGGAGTACAGCAAGGGGTACCCCTACTCCCTCGtcctgccccggcccctggcGGAGGAGCAGCGCGGCGGCATCCCCATGCGGCGCCTGCAAGTGACGGACATGTGGCAGAGATAG